The following are encoded in a window of Pelecanus crispus isolate bPelCri1 chromosome 6, bPelCri1.pri, whole genome shotgun sequence genomic DNA:
- the GPR152 gene encoding putative G-protein coupled receptor 152 has protein sequence MELSNATQPPTLSLRSPGTLSWDGRLLVACAALGLPANAFTLWLTGWRLRCQGLAAFIFSLAASDFLFLANSVLQIWSVAHSHLWVLGTHLCRLHQFLYGLGYYSGLFLLAAISLDRCLLVAAPLWYRCRRPSRLPAMLCAGAWLTASGCSVPDTLLSAAEELLPGLVVCRSKRGSWEVPMRWLEVVVEGLLPFGVVVACHGAALVLARCRRGQGARPPAHFQHIVVATLSAYILLHLPFQVTQLLQLVAPSPLGHLFYVLGLAFNLSSCLNPCLYLLLGSRACHHLARLLRAVLAHLPPAALRPGPPAATTSDPPTAVTPVPPTALSPVTPTTVTPVPPTAIPSEPPTAVSPVPPTAIIPVPPTTIPSDPPTTVTPVPPTAVTPVPPTAIPSDPPTTITPEPPTALPPPAGRGVPTGSSVTLPYGVTLPPGDPAHG, from the exons ATGGAGCTGTCGAACGCCACGCAGccccccaccctgtccctgcGGTCCCCCGGCACCCTGTCGTGGGACGGGCGGCTGCTGGTGGCCTGCGcggcgctggggctgcctgcCAACGCCTTCACCCTCTGGTTAACCGGCTGGCGCCTGCGGTGCCAGGGCCTGGCCGCCTTCATCTTCAGCCTGGCCGCTTCTGACTTCCTCTTCCTCGCCAACTCGGTCCTGCAGATTTGGTCGGTGGCCCACAGTCAcctgtgggtgctgggcaccCACCTGTGCCGCCTCCACCAGTTTCTCTACGGCTTGGGCTACTACAGCGGGCTCTTCTTGCTGGCGGCCATCAGCCTGGACCGTTGTCTGCTGGTAGCCGCCCCGCTCTGGTACCGGTGCCGGCGGCCGTCCCGTTTACCGGCGATGTTATGCGCGGGCGCCTGGCTGACGGCAAGCGGTTGCAGCGTGCCGGATACGCTGCTGTCGGCGGCGGAGGAGCTGCTGCCCGGTTTGGTGGTGTGCCGGAGCAAGAGGGGGAGCTGGGAGGTGCCGATGCGCTGgttggaggtggtggtggaagGGTTGCTGCCCTTCGGCGTGGTCGTGGCTTGCCACGGGGCCGCCTTGGTGTTGgcccgctgccggcggggccaaggcgcccgcccgcccgcccacTTCCAGCACATCGTGGTGGCCACGCTGAGCGCCTACATCCTGCTGCATCTGCCCTTCCAGGtcacccagctgctgcagctggtggcccccagccccctcggCCACCTCTTCTACGTGCTGGGGCTGGCCTTCAACCTCAGCAGCTGCCTCAACCCCTGCCTCTACCTGCTGCTGGGCTCCCGCGCCTGCCACCACCTCGCCCGCCTGCTGCGGGCTGTCCTCGCCCacctgccgcccgccgccctcAGACCTGGGCCACCCGCTGCCACCA CCTCTGACCCACCTACCGCTGTCACCCCTGTGCCACccactgccctcagccctgtgACACCCACCACTGTCACCCCAGTGCCACCCACTGCCATCCCCTCTGAGCCCCCCACCGCTGTCAGCCCTGTGCCACCCACTGCCATCATTCCTGTGCCACCCACTACCATCCCCTCTGACCCACCTACCACTGTCACCCCTGTGCCACCCACCGCTGTCACCCCAGTGCCACCCACTGCCATCCCCTCTGACCCACCCACCACCATCACCCCTGAGCCCCCCACcgctctccccccccccgccggccgaGGGGTCCCCACCGGCAGCTCC GTGACCCTGCCCTATGGAGTGACCCTGCCCCCGGGTGACCCTGCCCACGGGTGA
- the PTPRCAP gene encoding LOW QUALITY PROTEIN: protein tyrosine phosphatase receptor type C-associated protein (The sequence of the model RefSeq protein was modified relative to this genomic sequence to represent the inferred CDS: deleted 4 bases in 3 codons) produces the protein MSGGLALCRHGVGAEGPGLLSPSHLQAGAWRRPPAPALLALARLVAAGEPVGNHNDRVVGALVGLLLFLAVGLALAWHRLCQLSAGRYHPRPMGRRALACWLRGRWHRLRGGPAAQPCGDGEVASPQDEEEELMLWSQEQQKEEEEKRNEDEEAEREEEQEEDEEAEAAPEAGESPPAGGAGRWGGSAEALLSDLHAFSGTAAWGDARPHVTAL, from the exons ATGTCGGGCGGCCTGGCCCTGTGCAGGCACGGTGTGGGGGCGGAAGGCCCCgggctcctctcccccagccacCTACAG GCTGGAGCGTGGCGGCGCCCGCCGGCACCGGCGCTGCTGGCGTTGGCCAGGCTGGTGGCGGCGGGGGAACCGGTGGGGAACCACAACGACCGGGTGGTGGGGGCCCTGGTTGGGCTCCTGCTCTTCTTGGCGGTGGGGCTGGCGTTGGCCTGGCACCGGCTCTGCCAGCTCTCAGCCGGACGCTACCAC CCCCGGCCCATGGGCCGCCGGGCCCTGGCCTGCTGGCTGCGGGGCCGCTGGCACCGGTTACGGGGTGGCCCCGcggcgcagccctgc ggggacGGGGAGGTGGCGTCGCCCCAGGACGAGGAGGAAGAGCTGATGCTGtggagccaggagcagcagaaggaggaggaggagaagcggaatgaggatgaggaggctgagcgggaggaagagcaggaggaggacgaggaggcTGAAGCAGCCCCGGAGGCCGGGGAGAGCCCCCCggctgggggagcagggcgGTGGGGGGGCAGCGCCGAGGCTCTG CTCAGCGACCTTCACGCCTTCTCGGGGACGGCGGCCTGGGGGGACGCGCGGCCCCATGTCACGGCCCTGTGa
- the CORO1B gene encoding LOW QUALITY PROTEIN: coronin-1B (The sequence of the model RefSeq protein was modified relative to this genomic sequence to represent the inferred CDS: deleted 2 bases in 2 codons), whose product MSFRKVVRQSKFRHVFGQPVKTEQCYDDIRVSRVTWDSTFCAVNPSFVAIIVEASGGGAFLVLPLHKTGRIDKSYPTVCGHTGPVLDIDWCPHNDHVIASGSEDCTVMVWQIPENGLSQPLTEPVVVLEGHSKRVGIIAWHPTARNVLLSAGCDNVVLIWNVGTAEELYRLEGLHPDLIYSVSWSRDGARFCTACKDKSVRVIDPRRGTVVAEKERAHEGARPMRAIFLADGKIFTTGFSRMSERQLALWDVENLEEPMGLQELDSSNGALLPFYDPDTNVVYVCGKGDSSIRYFEITEEPPYIHFLNTFTSKEPQRGMGWMPKRGLDVSKCEIARFYKLHERKCEPIIMTVPRKSDLFQDDLYPDTAGPEAAMEAEDWVAGQTAGPVLVSLRQAYVPSKQRELKVSRRPLLHDTCAPPAAATPPTTPPAVPAPARLSAPPAPGTGTAAPTGPGRLEEVLQEVATLRALVAEQGQRITRLEEQLSRLENGHV is encoded by the exons ATGTCGTTTCGGAAGGTGGTGCGGCAAAGCAAGTTCCGGCACGTTTTCGGGCAGCCGGTGAAGACGGAGCAGTGCTACGATGACATCCGCGTCTCCCGCGTCACTTGGGACAGCACCTTCTGCGCCGTCAACCCTTCTTTCGTCGCCATCATCGTGGAGgccagcggcggcggcgccttCCTCGTCCTGCCCCTGCACAAG ACCGGGCGTATCGACAAGTCGTACCCCACGGTGTGCGGGCACACGGGCCCCGTCCTCGACATCGACTGGTGTCCCCACAACGACCACGTCATCGCCAGCGGCTCCGAGGACTGCACCGTCATG GTCTGGCAGATCCCCGAAAACGGGCTGAGCCAGCCGCTGACGGAGCCGGTGGTGGTGCTGGAGGGGCACTCGAAACGCGTGGGCATCATCGCCTGGCACCCCACCGCCCGCAACGTCCTGCTCAGCGCAG GTTGTGACAACGTGGTGCTGATTTGGAACGTGGGCACGGCGGAGGAGCTGTACCGCctggaggggctgcaccccgacCTCATCTAC AGCGTCAGCTGGAGCCGGGACGGCGCCCGCTTCTGCACCGCCTGCAAGGACAAAAGCGTCCGCGTCATCGACCCCCGCCGCGGCACCGTGGTGGCC GAGAAGGAGCGGGCGCACGAAGGGGCTCGGCCCATGCGGGCCATCTTCTTGGCCGACGGCAAGATCTTCACCACCGGTTTCAGCCGTATGAGCGAGCGGCAGCTGGCGCTGTGGGACGTG GAGAACCTGGAGGAACCCATGGGATTGCAGGAGCTGGACTCCAGCAACGGGGCTCTGCTGCCTTTCTACGACCCCGACACCAACGTGGTCTACGTCTGCGGCAAG GGCGACTCGAGCATCCGGTACTTTGAGATCACGGAGGAGCCGCCCTACATCCATTTCCTCAACACCTTCACCAGCAAGGAGCCGCAGCGGGGCATGGGCTGGATGCCCAAACGCGGGCTGGACGTCAGCAAGTGCGAGATCGCCAG GTTTTACAAGCTGCATGAGCGCAAGTGTGAGCCCATCATCATGACGGTGCCCAGGAAG tCGGACCTGTTCCAGGACGACCTGTACCCCGACACGGCGGGCCCCGAGGCGGCCATGGAGGCGGAGGATTGGGTGGCG GGGCAGACGGCGGGGCCGGTGCTGGTGTCCCTGCGCCAGGCCTACGTCCCCAGCAAGCAGCGGGAGCTCAAGGTGAgccgccgccccctcctccATGACACctgcgccccccccgccgccgccacgcCGCCCACCACGCCCCCCGCCGTGCCTGCCCCCGCCCGCCTCagcgctcccccggccccgggcaccggcaccgctgCGCCCACG GGGCCCGGGCGgctggaggaggtgctgcaggaggtggcCACGCTGCGGGCGCTGGTGGCCGAGCAGGGCCAGCGCATCACCcggctggaggagcagctcaGCCGCCTGGAGAACGGCCACGTCTAG
- the CABP4 gene encoding calcium-binding protein 4, which produces MPRTRGDKGTPKNTEAPCKGKSREEGEKTPKGPEDGGSPGTKSSESRHGSHGQKNGKKVPGDPHAAATKTYYPFLNTVFGKERELSPEELDELLDAFKEFDTDQDGYISYKDLGACMRTLGYMPTEMELIEISQHIKMRMGGRVDFEDFVQMMGPKLREETAHMVGVRELKIAFREFDVNGDGEISSAEMREAIAALLGEQLKAQEVDEILQDVDLNGDGRVDFDEFVMMLSSR; this is translated from the exons atgCCACGCACCCGGGGGGACAAAGGGACCCCCAAAAACACGGAGGCCCCGTGCAAGGGgaaaagcagggaggagggcgAGAAAACCCCCAAAGGCCCCGAGGACGGTGGCTCCCCGGGCACCAAGAGCTCCGAGTCCCGGCACGGCAGCCACGGGCAGAAGAATGGCAAGAAggtccctggggacccccatgCTGCTGCCACCAAGACCTACTACCCCTTCCTCAACACCGTCTTCGGCAAG GAGCGGGAGCTGTCACCAGAGGAGCTGGATG agctgctggacgCCTTCAAGGAGTTCGACACGGACCAGGACGGGTACATCAGCTACAAGGACCTGGGTGCCTGCATGCGCACCCTGGGATACATGCCCACCGAGATGGAGCTCATCGAGATCTCCCAACACATCAAGATGAGGA TGGGCGGCCGCGTGGACTTTGAGGACTTTGTGCAGATGATGGGGCCGAAGCTGCGGGAGGAGACGGCCCACATGGTGGGCGTGAGGGAGCTCAAGATCGCCTTCCGTGAG TTCGACGTGAACGGGGACGGGGAGATCAGCAGCGCGGAGATGCGGGAGGCCATCGCGGCGCTGCTGGGCGAGCAGCTGAAGGCACAGGAGGTGGACGAGATCCTGCAGGACGTCGACCTTAACGGGGACGGGCGCGTGGACTTCGACG AGTTCGTTATGATGCTGTCATCGCGATAA
- the RPS6KB2 gene encoding LOW QUALITY PROTEIN: ribosomal protein S6 kinase beta-2 (The sequence of the model RefSeq protein was modified relative to this genomic sequence to represent the inferred CDS: inserted 2 bases in 1 codon; deleted 4 bases in 4 codons) — translation MAGVFDIDLETEEGSDGDEPELGAEMELEPRGNGLEPVGHYEEIEISESSVNNGPEHIGPHCFELLRVLGKGGYGKVFQVRKVQGTNTGKIFAMKVLKKAKIACNAKDTAHTRAERNILEAVKHPFIVDLIYAFQTGGKLYLILECLSGGELFMQLEREGIFLEDTACFYLSEITLALGHLHSHGIIYRDLKPENIMLNSQGHIKLTDFGLCKESIHDGAVTHTFCGTIEYMAPEILVRSGHNRAVDWWSLGALMYDMLTGSPPFTAENRKKTIDKILKGKLVLPPYLTPDARDLLKKFLKRNPNQRVGGGPGDAADVQKQPFFRHINWEDLLARRLDPPFKPCLQSEEDVSQFDTRFTRQTPVDSPDDAAISESANQAFLGFTYVAPSVLESIKEGFSFQPKVRSPRRLNSSPRTPVSPVKFSPFEAFKPGAAGEPMELXGLGCPPPPEGTAPLPIKTSGGAKKQKGGRGRVPR, via the exons ATGGCGGGGGTGTTCGACATCGACCTGGAGACCGAGGAGGGCAGCGACGGGGACGAGCCCGAGCTGGGCGCC GAGATGGAGCTGGAGCCCCGGGGGAACGGCCTGGA GCCGGTGGGGCACTACGAGGAGATCGAGATCTCGGAGAGCAGCGTCAACAACGGCCCCGAGCACATCGGTCCCCACTGCTTCGAGCTGCTCCGCGTCCTGGGCAAGGGCGGCTACGGCAAG GTGTTCCAGGTCCGCAAAGTACAAGGCACTAACACGGGGAAGATCTTCGCCATGAAGGTCCTGAAGAAG gccAAGATCGCCTGCAACGCCAAGGACACGGCGCACACCCGGGCCGAGAGGAACATCTTGGAGGCCGTCAAGCACCCCTTCATCGTCGACCTCATCTACGCCTTCCAGACGGGCGGCAAGCTCTACCTCATCCTGGAGTGCCTCAGCG gtgGAGAGCTCTTCATGCAGCTGGAGCGGGAG GGCATCTTCCTGGAGGACACCGCCTG TTTCTACCTGAGCGAAATCACGCTGGCGCTGGGCCACCTGCACTCCCACGGCATCATCTACCGCGACCTCAAGCCGGAGAACATCATGCTCAACAGCCAAG GTCACATCAAGCTGACGGACTTCGGGCTCTGCAAGGAATCCATCCACGACGGGGCCGTCACCCACACCTTCTGCGGCACCATTGAGTACAT GGCCCCCGAGATCCTGGTGCGCAGCGGGCACAACCGGGCGGTGGACTGGTGGAGCCTGGGCGCCCTGATGTACGACATGCTCACAGGATCG CCGCCCTTCACCGCCGAGAACCGCAAGAAGACCATCGACAAGATCCTCAAGGGCAAGCTGGTTCTGCCGCCGTACTTGACGCCCGACGCGCGGGACCTGCTCAAAAAG TTCCTCAAGAGAAACCCCAACCAGCGGGtc ggggggggcccgggcgaCGCGGCCGATGTGCAG AAGCAGCCCTTCTTCCGCCACATCAACTGGGAGGACCTGCTGGCCCGCAGGCTGGACCCCCCCTTCAAACCCTGCCTG cAGTCGGAGGAAGACGTCAGCCAGTTCGACACCCGCTTCACC CGCCAGACCCCCGTCGACAGCCCCGATGATGCCGCCATCAGCGAAAGCGCCAACCAAGCCTTCCTG GGCTTCACCTACGTGGCCCCCTCGGTGCTGGAGAGCATCAAGGAGGGGTtctccttccagcccaaagtgcgctccccccgccgcctc AACAGCAGCCCCCGCACCCCCGTCAG ccccgTGAAGTTCTCCCCCTTCGAGGCGTTCaagccgggggcggcgggggagccgatggagct ggggctgggctgcccccccccgcccgagGGCACAGCCCCCCTGCCCATCAAGACCTCTGGGGGTGCCAAGAAGCAgaaggggggccgggggcgggtgCCCAGgtag